A genomic stretch from Suncus etruscus isolate mSunEtr1 chromosome 17, mSunEtr1.pri.cur, whole genome shotgun sequence includes:
- the LBX1 gene encoding transcription factor LBX1, producing the protein MTSKEDGKAAPGEERRRSPLDHLPPPANSNKPLTPFSIEDILNKPSVRRSYSLCGAAHLLAAADKHASGGLPLAGRALLSQTSPLCALEELASKTFKGLEVSVLQAAEGRDGMTIFGQRQTPKKRRKSRTAFTNHQIYELEKRFLYQKYLSPADRDQIAQQLGLTNAQVITWFQNRRAKLKRDLEEMKADVESAKKLGPSGQMDIVALAELEQNSEAAGGGGGGCGRAKSRPGSPALPPGAPQAPGAGPLQLSPASPLTDQPVSSQDCSEDEEDEEIDVDD; encoded by the exons ATGACTTCGAAAGAGGACGGCAAGGCGGCGCCGGGGGAGGAGCGGCGGCGCAGCCCGCTGGACCACCTGCCGCCGCCCGCCAACTCCAACAAGCCGCTGACACCGTTCAGCATCGAGGACATCCTCAACAAGCCGTCGGTGCGGAGAAGTTACTCGCTGTGCGGGGCGGCGCACCTGCTGGCGGCCGCGGACAAGCACGCGTCGGGCGGCTTGCCCCTGGCAGGCCGGGCGCTGCTCTCGCAGACCTCGCCACTGTGTGCTCTGGAGGAGCTCGCCAGCAAGACCTTTAAGGGGCTGGAGGTCAGCGTCCTGCAGGCGGCCGAAG GCCGCGACGGAATGACCATCTTCGGGCAGCGGCAGACCCCTAAGAAGCGGCGAAAGTCGCGCACGGCGTTCACCAATCACCAGATCTACGAGTTGGAAAAGCGCTTCCTCTACCAGAAGTACCTGTCCCCGGCCGATCGCGACCAAATCGCGCAGCAGCTGGGCCTCACCAACGCTCAGGTCATCACCTGGTTCCAGAACCGGCGCGCCAAGCTCAAGCGGGACCTGGAGGAGATGAAGGCCGATGTGGAGTCCGCCAAGAAACTGGGCCCCAGCGGGCAGATGGACATCGTAGCGCTGGCTGAACTCGAGCAGAACTCGGAGGCCGCGGGCGGCGGGGGCGGTGGCTGTGGCAGAGCCAAGTCAAGGCCTGGCTCTCCGGCGCTCCCTCCAGGCGCTCCGCAGGCCCCGGGCGCCGGGCCCCTGCAGCTCTCGCCCGCCTCCCCGCTCACAGACCAGCCGGTCAGCAGCCAGGACTGCTCAGAGGACGAGGAAGACGAAGAGATTGACGTGGACGATTGA